The Halosimplex litoreum genome has a window encoding:
- a CDS encoding DUF1616 domain-containing protein, which translates to MRYESSTRLSGVVDLALVVLAVVVFDIVVALSIDISALRVALGLPVVLLAPGYAVVAACYPRGGGRADPRRPRATVSSANGSSVDAIGPFVRAGLTVAASVAVVAAVALAVNASPWAVAPLPVLAGLTVATLGAVAVAVYRRGQIAEHLRYTPSPALGSGSAARALRPRLSASFVLGLLLVASAVGATAVLATTDTNAAGTDEQFTEFAALTQNASGEYVTANYTDAVAADRPIYVEVANGEGEPTDYTVVLVRETVERRENATVVRSATERVREDLSLRDGAIRYLEFDPEPAGGDAPSRLRAYLYRGDAPEVPSRASAYRSLQVWYTDDPIEEATAAANATAGNGTADGDATAALVAGG; encoded by the coding sequence ATGCGCTACGAGTCATCCACACGATTGAGCGGCGTCGTCGACCTCGCGCTGGTCGTCCTCGCCGTCGTCGTCTTCGATATCGTCGTCGCGCTGTCGATCGATATCTCGGCGCTGCGCGTCGCACTGGGGCTGCCCGTCGTCCTGTTGGCGCCGGGGTACGCGGTCGTCGCCGCGTGCTACCCCCGCGGCGGGGGCCGGGCCGACCCCCGGCGGCCGCGCGCGACTGTCTCGTCCGCGAACGGGTCGTCCGTCGACGCGATCGGTCCGTTCGTTCGCGCCGGCCTGACGGTCGCGGCGAGCGTCGCCGTCGTCGCGGCCGTCGCGCTGGCCGTCAACGCGAGCCCCTGGGCCGTCGCGCCGCTCCCGGTCCTCGCCGGACTCACCGTCGCGACGCTGGGCGCCGTCGCCGTCGCGGTCTACCGCCGCGGCCAGATCGCCGAACACCTGCGCTACACCCCGTCACCGGCGCTGGGGTCGGGGTCGGCCGCTCGCGCCCTCCGACCTCGCCTCTCGGCCTCGTTCGTGCTCGGACTCCTGCTGGTCGCCAGCGCCGTCGGCGCGACGGCCGTCCTCGCGACGACCGACACGAACGCCGCCGGCACCGACGAGCAGTTCACCGAGTTCGCCGCGCTGACCCAGAACGCCTCCGGCGAGTACGTCACCGCCAACTACACCGACGCCGTCGCCGCCGACCGCCCGATCTACGTCGAAGTCGCCAACGGCGAGGGCGAACCGACCGACTACACCGTCGTCCTCGTCCGCGAGACGGTCGAGCGGCGGGAAAACGCGACCGTCGTCCGCTCGGCGACCGAGCGGGTCCGCGAGGACCTCTCGCTGCGCGACGGCGCGATCCGGTATCTTGAGTTCGACCCCGAACCGGCCGGCGGCGACGCGCCCAGTCGCCTGCGTGCGTACCTCTACCGCGGCGACGCCCCCGAGGTTCCTTCCCGCGCGTCGGCCTACCGCTCGCTGCAGGTCTGGTACACCGACGACCCGATCGAAGAAGCGACCGCCGCCGCGAACGCGACCGCCGGCAACGGGACCGCGGATGGCGACGCCACGGCTGCCCTCGTCGCTGGCGGTTGA
- a CDS encoding right-handed parallel beta-helix repeat-containing protein produces the protein MVFGNQSEPTGGETRDGRNRALPGGSGGLGRRSFLTAAGAAAAVPLVAGSGRAAKGSGSRRRIEIDSTGSKGVGYEFTATGAVEPVRGDAEGNDSVTENDDGSRTATGAVGSWGRDTYTFEGRITSFSPTSGEFDLRVDGVRVDPAAVAKKGTLNSLPAASDVLGGGKGYPDTVPKSAATTVVSDVGGLERALNGASSGDVVYVDPSATIAVGKRELTVPSGVTLASNRGVDGAKGGEIRADEVYGEGPLHTGNQVRITGLRVTAPNDEYIEYRRPVHSGVVVEGKGCEIDNVEIAGFTYSAVKLLHSARVHHSHIHSNPMDGLGYGVLCIGGDSTLVEYNRFNYNRHSVANQGTAGYEVRYNHFGDKAVAYQVGTHRPGGSTLEIHHNTFVPTKHINSGEDPESHVSIRGVPDDVADIHHNWFHNPRQPAPGRGEESIIQPHSNRFRNVNFDTNHYGEKRPSDDTVGCPR, from the coding sequence ATGGTGTTCGGAAACCAGAGCGAACCGACGGGTGGCGAAACACGAGACGGCCGTAATCGGGCCCTACCGGGCGGTTCGGGTGGGCTCGGACGACGGTCGTTTCTGACGGCTGCGGGCGCGGCGGCGGCCGTCCCACTCGTCGCGGGGAGCGGACGGGCCGCAAAGGGGTCGGGGAGCCGACGCCGGATCGAGATCGACAGTACCGGCTCGAAGGGCGTGGGGTACGAGTTCACCGCGACGGGTGCGGTCGAACCCGTCCGCGGCGACGCCGAGGGCAACGACTCGGTCACCGAGAACGACGACGGCAGCCGAACCGCGACCGGCGCGGTGGGTTCGTGGGGCCGCGACACCTACACGTTCGAGGGCCGGATCACCTCGTTCTCGCCGACGAGCGGCGAGTTCGACCTCCGCGTCGACGGCGTCCGGGTCGACCCCGCCGCCGTCGCGAAGAAGGGAACGCTGAACTCGCTCCCGGCCGCGAGCGACGTGCTGGGCGGCGGGAAAGGGTACCCCGATACGGTGCCGAAGTCGGCTGCCACCACGGTCGTCTCCGACGTCGGCGGGCTCGAACGGGCGCTGAACGGCGCGTCGAGCGGCGACGTGGTCTACGTGGATCCGTCGGCGACGATCGCGGTCGGGAAGCGGGAGCTAACCGTCCCATCGGGCGTGACGCTGGCCTCGAACCGCGGCGTCGACGGCGCGAAGGGCGGAGAGATCCGCGCCGACGAGGTGTACGGCGAAGGGCCGCTCCACACCGGGAACCAGGTCCGTATCACCGGCCTGCGGGTCACTGCGCCGAACGACGAGTACATCGAGTACCGCCGTCCGGTCCACAGCGGCGTCGTGGTCGAGGGCAAGGGCTGTGAGATCGACAACGTCGAGATCGCCGGGTTCACCTACTCGGCCGTGAAGCTGCTGCATTCGGCGCGGGTCCACCACTCACACATCCACTCCAACCCGATGGACGGACTGGGCTACGGCGTCCTCTGCATCGGCGGCGACAGCACGCTGGTCGAGTACAACCGCTTCAACTACAACCGTCACTCCGTCGCGAACCAGGGCACCGCCGGCTACGAAGTCCGGTACAACCACTTCGGCGACAAGGCCGTCGCCTACCAGGTCGGCACCCACCGACCGGGTGGGTCCACGCTCGAGATCCACCACAACACGTTCGTCCCGACGAAACACATCAACTCGGGCGAGGACCCCGAATCCCACGTCAGCATCCGCGGGGTGCCCGACGACGTGGCCGACATCCACCACAACTGGTTCCACAACCCGCGACAGCCGGCGCCGGGACGGGGCGAGGAGTCGATCATCCAGCCCCACTCGAACCGGTTCCGGAACGTGAACTTCGACACCAACCACTACGGCGAGAAGCGCCCCTCCGACGACACGGTCGGCTGCCCGCGGTAG
- a CDS encoding right-handed parallel beta-helix repeat-containing protein — protein MENGNQDEPDSTSGETRRTRQLPGDEFGRRSFLKLGAGAAAAGTLLAGETAAAPTTRHLAIVSTDERTETGGLTVKYEFTATGEIVPDTADGGNSAEGNDSVARNDDGTWTATGKTGNGFGDAYTVAGRIVDFSATGSFELYLDGEAVAVDDVVVDYDHTIEVLTTEDPSELDYTFTTTGEIEPNYDNGDDSAGGNDSVTENDDGTWTADGYTGNGYGDAYYFDGALTDFGPVEPFAELRVDGVAVDLTPFDSAPEPDSERHTIEVLTTEDPSELDYTFTTTGEIEPNYDAEENAASGNDSVAENDDGTWTADGYTGNGYGDTYAFEGTLTDFGPVEPFVEVRVDGTAIDLEQFRPERHTVEVLTTEDPSELDYAFTATGEIRKVTDVAENAASGNDSVTENDDGTWRADGYTGNGYGDTFTVRGEVLTFGPDVDHAEVRVDGDAVDLSGYEAPPEPAVVMGGGDGYSGTVPESAADVIVSTRGELASALNGADRGDVVYVDPSASIDVPDRELTIPSGVTLASDRGIDGADGGEIRADRVYGEGPLQTGDDVRVTGLRVSGPITEYVDYSRPVHSGVTVKGTGCEIDNVEISGFSYAGVKLQEAAYVHHSHIHTNAMDGLGYGIVCNQEGGDTLVEYNEFNLNRHSVANRGYAGYEVRYNHFGEDAIAYQVGTHRPGATTLSIHHNTFVPTLHLNSGEDPESHISIRGVPDDVADIHHNWFYNPRRPDPGRGRESVIQPHVEEFTNLDHRNNHYGADEPADDDIGCP, from the coding sequence ATGGAGAACGGTAACCAGGACGAACCGGATAGCACGAGCGGGGAAACTCGTCGTACCCGGCAACTACCGGGCGACGAGTTCGGACGGCGCTCCTTTCTGAAGCTCGGCGCCGGGGCCGCTGCCGCCGGCACGCTTCTCGCCGGCGAGACTGCAGCCGCACCGACCACACGCCACCTGGCGATCGTCTCGACCGACGAGCGGACCGAGACGGGCGGCCTCACGGTCAAATACGAGTTCACCGCGACGGGCGAGATCGTCCCCGACACCGCCGACGGGGGAAACTCCGCGGAGGGCAACGACTCGGTCGCGCGGAACGACGACGGCACCTGGACCGCCACGGGCAAGACCGGCAACGGCTTCGGCGACGCCTACACCGTCGCCGGCCGGATCGTCGACTTCTCGGCGACTGGCTCGTTCGAACTCTACCTCGACGGCGAAGCGGTCGCCGTCGACGACGTCGTCGTCGACTACGACCACACGATCGAAGTGCTGACCACCGAGGACCCATCGGAACTGGACTACACCTTCACGACTACCGGCGAGATCGAACCGAACTACGACAACGGCGACGACTCCGCCGGCGGCAACGACTCCGTCACCGAGAACGACGACGGCACCTGGACAGCCGACGGCTACACCGGCAACGGCTACGGTGACGCCTACTACTTCGACGGCGCGCTGACCGACTTCGGCCCCGTCGAACCGTTCGCCGAGCTGCGGGTCGACGGCGTCGCCGTCGACCTGACCCCGTTCGATTCCGCGCCCGAACCCGACTCCGAGCGACACACCATCGAGGTACTCACGACGGAGGACCCCTCGGAACTGGACTACACTTTCACGACCACCGGCGAGATCGAACCGAACTACGACGCCGAGGAGAACGCCGCCAGCGGCAACGATTCGGTCGCCGAGAACGACGACGGCACCTGGACCGCCGACGGCTACACCGGCAACGGCTACGGCGACACCTACGCCTTCGAGGGGACGCTGACCGACTTCGGCCCGGTCGAGCCGTTCGTCGAGGTGCGCGTCGACGGCACCGCGATCGACCTCGAACAGTTCCGGCCGGAACGGCACACGGTCGAGGTGCTGACGACCGAGGACCCCTCGGAACTGGACTACGCCTTCACCGCCACCGGGGAGATCCGGAAGGTCACCGACGTGGCGGAGAACGCCGCCAGCGGCAACGACTCCGTCACCGAGAACGACGACGGCACGTGGCGCGCCGACGGCTACACCGGCAACGGCTACGGCGACACCTTCACCGTCCGGGGCGAGGTGCTGACGTTCGGACCGGACGTCGACCACGCCGAGGTCCGGGTCGACGGCGACGCGGTCGACCTGAGCGGGTACGAGGCCCCGCCGGAGCCGGCCGTCGTGATGGGCGGCGGCGACGGCTACTCGGGGACGGTCCCCGAGTCCGCGGCCGACGTGATCGTCTCCACGCGCGGCGAACTCGCGTCCGCGCTGAACGGCGCCGACAGGGGTGACGTGGTGTACGTCGACCCCTCGGCGAGCATCGACGTCCCCGACCGGGAGCTGACGATCCCCTCGGGCGTGACGCTGGCGTCGGACCGCGGTATCGACGGCGCCGACGGCGGGGAGATCCGCGCCGACCGGGTCTACGGCGAAGGGCCCCTCCAGACCGGCGACGACGTTCGGGTCACGGGGCTGCGAGTCAGCGGCCCGATCACCGAGTACGTCGACTACAGCCGCCCGGTCCACAGCGGCGTGACGGTCAAGGGGACCGGCTGTGAGATCGACAACGTCGAGATCTCCGGGTTCAGCTACGCCGGCGTCAAGCTCCAGGAGGCCGCCTACGTCCACCACTCGCACATCCACACCAACGCGATGGACGGGCTGGGTTACGGGATCGTCTGCAACCAGGAGGGCGGGGACACGCTCGTCGAGTACAACGAGTTCAACCTCAATCGTCACTCCGTCGCCAACCGCGGTTACGCGGGCTACGAGGTCCGCTACAACCACTTCGGCGAGGACGCCATCGCCTACCAGGTCGGCACCCACCGCCCCGGCGCGACGACGCTTTCGATCCACCACAACACGTTCGTCCCGACGCTGCACCTCAACTCCGGGGAGGACCCCGAGTCGCATATCAGCATCCGCGGGGTACCCGACGACGTGGCCGACATCCACCACAACTGGTTCTACAACCCGAGACGCCCGGATCCCGGTCGCGGCCGGGAGTCGGTCATCCAGCCCCACGTCGAGGAGTTCACCAACCTCGACCACCGGAACAACCACTACGGGGCCGACGAACCGGCCGACGACGACATCGGCTGTCCCTGA
- a CDS encoding glycosyltransferase, whose protein sequence is MVRTLQLVTTRRPFFEQQVEVLERNGVSCTVVPVPGGGRGRSLAAYVRFYARVLGAARDREIDLVHANYGLTAPAALAQPVRPVVLSLWGSDLLGRYGTVSQQCARFADETVVMSDEMAAALDREATVVPHGIDTDRFAPEPRAEAVDAVGWDGDAKHVLFPYDTERAEKNYPRAERVVERARGAVERPLELHAVSSVPHEAVPTYMNAADAMLLTSDREGSPNAVKEALACNLPVVATPVGDVPDLLDGVDCSAVADTDAALTDALAGALAPTTDPNGRERAREFGLDRMGEDLLSVYERALDGEVTAA, encoded by the coding sequence ATGGTTCGAACGCTTCAGCTGGTCACGACCCGGAGGCCGTTTTTCGAACAGCAGGTCGAGGTGCTCGAGCGCAACGGCGTCTCCTGCACCGTCGTCCCGGTCCCCGGCGGCGGTCGCGGGCGCTCGCTGGCGGCGTACGTCCGCTTCTACGCCCGCGTGCTCGGCGCCGCCCGCGACCGGGAGATAGATCTCGTCCACGCAAACTACGGCCTGACTGCGCCCGCGGCGCTGGCCCAGCCGGTGCGGCCGGTCGTGCTCTCGCTGTGGGGGTCGGACCTGCTGGGCCGGTACGGCACCGTCAGCCAGCAGTGCGCTCGCTTCGCCGACGAGACCGTCGTCATGTCCGACGAGATGGCGGCCGCGCTGGACCGCGAGGCGACGGTCGTCCCCCACGGGATCGACACCGACCGGTTCGCCCCCGAACCACGCGCGGAGGCCGTCGACGCCGTCGGCTGGGACGGCGACGCGAAACACGTCCTGTTTCCGTACGACACCGAGCGCGCCGAGAAGAACTATCCGCGCGCCGAACGGGTCGTCGAGCGAGCCCGGGGAGCGGTCGAGAGGCCGCTCGAACTCCACGCGGTCTCGAGCGTTCCCCACGAAGCGGTGCCGACGTACATGAACGCCGCCGACGCCATGCTGTTGACCTCCGACCGCGAGGGGTCGCCCAACGCCGTCAAGGAGGCCCTGGCGTGTAACCTGCCGGTCGTCGCGACGCCCGTCGGCGACGTGCCCGACCTGCTCGACGGCGTCGACTGCTCGGCCGTCGCCGACACCGACGCGGCGCTGACCGACGCGCTGGCCGGCGCACTCGCGCCGACGACCGACCCGAACGGTCGCGAGCGGGCCCGCGAGTTCGGTCTCGACCGCATGGGCGAGGACCTGCTCTCGGTCTACGAGCGGGCCCTCGACGGGGAGGTGACTGCGGCGTGA
- a CDS encoding sulfatase family protein, protein MDRARPNVLFVCVDALRSDFAFGDYGADKPLFERLEREGTAFDTMVAAASSTTPCVASYMTGTYPPDHGVLSLRDFSLADDATTLAEAFAAAGYDTSASVTGPITDDTGLDAGFDRYDYRERDTTVYTDWFDEYRRELDEAEGPWFRYLHLWEAHVHKDLPPDADADEIDYDAAVRGVFEKLQRLLEVVDRSETIVAITGDHGEAFRDGTWRHRASIIGFNQVPIPFTDKRTRNVRSDVYDQYLRPRGIETEEWYNSLRKASATEFPNAFHRIGHGYHVYDFLTKVPFAVAGPGVPTGGRVTDQIRSVDIFPTLLDAAGVDRPDEVSGQDVLTGSIEHRPAHVRAVGASGERERWLDGVRYEGWKYVQGRNRELCQLFDLESDPKELENVADEFPEVVERLGGIVDEHVARERQLETTAVSEGAEQRMTSRLEDLGYL, encoded by the coding sequence ATGGACCGAGCGCGCCCCAACGTGTTGTTCGTCTGTGTCGACGCGCTGCGGAGCGACTTCGCGTTCGGGGACTACGGAGCGGACAAGCCCCTCTTCGAGCGTCTCGAACGCGAGGGGACGGCCTTCGACACGATGGTCGCCGCGGCGTCGTCGACGACGCCCTGCGTCGCCAGCTACATGACCGGCACCTATCCGCCCGACCACGGCGTCCTCTCGCTGCGTGACTTCTCGCTCGCCGACGACGCGACGACGCTCGCCGAGGCGTTCGCCGCCGCCGGCTACGACACCTCGGCGTCGGTCACCGGGCCGATCACCGACGACACCGGGCTCGACGCCGGCTTCGACCGCTACGACTACCGCGAGCGCGACACCACCGTCTACACCGACTGGTTCGACGAGTACCGACGCGAACTCGACGAAGCCGAGGGGCCGTGGTTCAGATACCTCCACCTCTGGGAGGCCCACGTCCACAAGGACCTGCCGCCCGACGCCGACGCCGACGAGATCGACTACGACGCGGCCGTCCGCGGCGTCTTCGAGAAGCTCCAGCGCCTCCTGGAGGTCGTCGACCGCTCGGAGACCATCGTCGCTATCACGGGCGACCACGGCGAGGCGTTCCGCGACGGCACCTGGCGCCACCGCGCGTCGATCATCGGCTTCAATCAGGTCCCGATACCGTTCACCGACAAGCGGACGCGAAACGTCCGCAGCGACGTCTACGACCAGTACCTCCGGCCGCGGGGCATCGAGACCGAGGAGTGGTACAACTCCCTGCGGAAGGCCAGCGCCACCGAGTTCCCCAACGCCTTCCACCGCATCGGCCACGGCTACCACGTCTACGACTTCCTCACGAAGGTCCCGTTCGCCGTCGCCGGCCCGGGCGTCCCGACGGGCGGTCGCGTGACCGACCAGATTCGCTCGGTCGACATCTTCCCGACGCTGCTCGACGCGGCCGGGGTCGACCGGCCCGACGAGGTGTCCGGCCAGGACGTCCTCACGGGGTCGATCGAACACCGACCGGCCCACGTCCGCGCGGTCGGCGCCTCCGGCGAGCGCGAGCGCTGGCTCGACGGCGTCCGCTACGAGGGCTGGAAGTACGTCCAGGGGCGGAACCGCGAGCTGTGCCAGCTGTTCGACCTCGAATCGGACCCGAAGGAACTGGAGAACGTCGCCGACGAGTTCCCCGAGGTCGTCGAGCGATTGGGCGGGATCGTCGACGAGCACGTCGCCCGCGAGCGCCAGCTGGAGACGACCGCCGTCTCGGAGGGGGCCGAACAGCGGATGACCAGCCGGCTCGAAGACCTGGGCTATCTGTAG
- a CDS encoding right-handed parallel beta-helix repeat-containing protein, with product MSRRRFLEGTAAAALAVGAAGCGSNEREPTDREDAGTRIDPTTPTDTPTATAEPTATGSPTATPIPEVVAEYGDQFDSIVNVVDAGADPEGGEPINDVLTDAIAESTLVYFPAGRYALDYLEVENVSQFGLVSIPHERTLLVPSGPVEEIGNHFIDFRRVGDVLLDGLEFDFTESGVGGAVRTISEGNVVARNLRTHGKLPDLNKERKHVAYRFEVQHPQSKGLVERVIARDGGHDGGNGVGIYVGKDHAGSLTFRDCEIANFPNNGLYASAPGQTLDGYTGNNGDIHVRGGRYENNNIANVRIGSTGSTVKDVLVVVDEVPPSPSRSHLNVRGIRLRARSDQLVENCEVRIGANAGRGFGAISYHPVHGSSTVRDTTITVDRDDFNAIDATDASNGGSKAPLTFENVTVTGSASGGAAVDIADRPGTTLRNCRIEQSGAGRRGIVFTDSANCTVVDSTIRVTGPPIETENSSVDRRNLSIENL from the coding sequence TTGTCACGACGACGATTCCTCGAAGGGACAGCAGCGGCCGCGCTGGCGGTCGGCGCGGCGGGGTGCGGGTCGAACGAGCGTGAGCCGACCGACCGCGAGGACGCGGGGACGCGGATCGACCCGACCACGCCGACGGACACGCCGACCGCGACGGCCGAGCCGACGGCGACCGGGTCGCCGACCGCGACCCCGATCCCGGAGGTCGTCGCCGAGTACGGCGACCAGTTCGACTCGATCGTCAACGTGGTCGACGCCGGAGCCGACCCCGAGGGGGGCGAGCCGATCAACGACGTGCTCACCGACGCGATCGCCGAGAGCACGCTCGTGTACTTCCCGGCCGGTCGCTACGCGCTCGACTATCTGGAGGTCGAGAACGTCTCTCAGTTCGGGCTCGTCTCGATCCCCCACGAGCGGACGCTCCTCGTGCCGAGCGGGCCCGTCGAGGAGATCGGCAACCACTTCATCGACTTCAGGCGCGTCGGGGACGTCCTGCTCGACGGGCTGGAGTTCGACTTCACCGAGTCCGGCGTCGGCGGGGCCGTCAGGACCATCTCGGAGGGCAACGTCGTCGCCAGGAACCTCCGGACCCACGGAAAGCTGCCCGACCTGAACAAGGAGCGCAAGCACGTGGCCTACCGGTTCGAGGTCCAACATCCCCAGAGCAAGGGGCTCGTAGAGCGGGTCATCGCCCGCGACGGCGGCCACGACGGCGGCAACGGCGTCGGCATCTACGTCGGCAAGGACCACGCGGGCTCGCTGACCTTCCGCGACTGCGAGATCGCCAACTTCCCGAACAACGGCCTGTACGCCTCCGCGCCGGGCCAGACCCTCGACGGATACACCGGGAACAACGGCGACATCCACGTCCGCGGCGGGCGCTACGAGAACAACAACATCGCCAACGTCCGGATCGGCTCGACCGGCTCGACGGTCAAGGACGTGCTCGTCGTCGTCGACGAGGTCCCACCGAGTCCCTCGCGGAGTCACCTGAACGTCCGCGGGATCAGGCTCCGGGCTCGCAGCGACCAGCTGGTCGAGAACTGCGAGGTGCGTATCGGCGCGAACGCGGGCCGCGGGTTCGGCGCGATCTCCTACCACCCGGTCCACGGGAGCTCGACGGTCCGCGACACGACGATCACGGTCGACCGCGACGATTTCAACGCGATCGACGCGACCGACGCCAGCAACGGCGGCTCGAAGGCCCCGCTGACTTTCGAGAACGTCACCGTCACCGGCAGCGCCAGCGGCGGGGCAGCCGTCGATATCGCCGACCGCCCGGGGACGACGCTGCGCAACTGCCGGATCGAACAGTCCGGCGCCGGCCGCCGAGGGATCGTGTTCACCGACTCCGCGAACTGCACCGTCGTCGACTCGACGATCCGGGTGACCGGGCCCCCGATCGAGACCGAGAACTCCTCGGTCGACCGCCGCAACCTCTCCATCGAGAACCTGTGA
- a CDS encoding oligosaccharide flippase family protein, translating into MDLRDSILKLFSGSIVLALVEFAAIAWFTQTLGTGPMGSFFVFQAVVGMLGIPVDLGISKAAEKQLSSTGATGEILTTAALSKVALMLPWIGALVLLTPRVESYVGVAGVVPLVVLGLVAAQSRGLTLRLLAGQMRVDRNAALKVLGKLTWVAVGVALVEQGWGARALVVAYIAGRFATALGALVRMDLAVGLPSLARARDLVDFGRYVFVGNVGGFVYQWMDVAILRLFVGVELVGAYEIAWRVASVAMMLTEAIRTSLFPQISQWHAEDRIEEIESAFEQWLQIPLYLTIPAFAGAVVLGREVLGTLFGPETVVAYPVLVVFMTEKILRSVQLVLGPSLFAMDKPSLGYRGSVAAIVTNLVLNLALVPQFGILGAAVATTLSAATAAVVALTYVTRFVDVVVPWGRIAWSVGAATAMGVAVYALQPYLPAGWQRVAVGVAAGVTVYALLLLAHEGIRLEMRTAIEDVTGSWS; encoded by the coding sequence ATGGACCTGCGAGACTCCATCCTGAAGCTGTTCTCCGGCAGCATCGTCCTCGCGCTGGTCGAGTTCGCCGCGATCGCCTGGTTCACGCAGACGCTCGGCACCGGCCCGATGGGGTCGTTTTTCGTCTTCCAGGCGGTCGTCGGGATGCTCGGTATCCCGGTCGACCTGGGCATCTCGAAGGCCGCCGAGAAACAGCTCTCCTCGACCGGCGCGACCGGCGAGATCCTCACGACCGCCGCCCTCTCGAAGGTGGCCCTGATGCTGCCGTGGATCGGCGCGCTGGTGCTGTTGACGCCCCGCGTCGAGTCGTACGTCGGCGTCGCGGGCGTCGTCCCGCTGGTCGTCCTCGGCCTCGTCGCGGCCCAGAGCCGCGGACTGACCCTGCGGCTGCTCGCCGGACAGATGCGCGTCGACAGGAACGCCGCGCTGAAAGTACTCGGCAAGCTCACGTGGGTGGCGGTCGGCGTCGCGCTCGTCGAGCAGGGGTGGGGCGCGCGGGCGCTCGTCGTCGCCTACATCGCCGGGCGGTTCGCGACGGCGCTGGGCGCGCTCGTCCGGATGGATCTCGCGGTGGGGCTGCCGAGCCTCGCTCGCGCCCGGGACCTCGTCGACTTCGGCCGGTACGTGTTCGTCGGCAACGTCGGCGGCTTCGTCTACCAGTGGATGGACGTCGCGATCCTCCGGCTGTTCGTCGGGGTCGAGCTCGTCGGTGCCTACGAGATCGCCTGGCGCGTCGCCAGCGTCGCGATGATGCTCACCGAGGCGATCCGCACCTCGCTGTTCCCGCAGATCTCCCAGTGGCACGCCGAGGACCGCATCGAGGAGATCGAGTCGGCCTTCGAGCAGTGGCTCCAGATCCCGCTGTACCTGACGATCCCCGCCTTCGCCGGCGCGGTCGTCCTCGGGCGGGAAGTGCTGGGGACGCTGTTCGGCCCCGAGACGGTCGTCGCCTACCCCGTGCTGGTCGTCTTCATGACCGAGAAGATCCTGCGGTCGGTCCAGCTGGTGCTGGGTCCGTCCCTGTTCGCGATGGACAAGCCCAGCCTGGGCTACCGCGGGAGTGTGGCCGCCATCGTGACGAACCTCGTCCTGAATCTCGCGCTGGTGCCGCAGTTCGGCATCCTCGGGGCGGCCGTCGCGACGACGCTGTCGGCCGCGACCGCCGCGGTCGTCGCGCTCACCTACGTCACCCGCTTCGTCGACGTGGTCGTTCCGTGGGGACGGATCGCCTGGAGCGTCGGCGCGGCGACGGCCATGGGAGTCGCCGTCTACGCCCTGCAACCGTACCTCCCGGCCGGCTGGCAGCGCGTCGCCGTCGGCGTCGCGGCCGGCGTCACGGTCTACGCGCTCCTGTTGCTCGCTCACGAGGGCATCCGTCTGGAGATGCGCACCGCGATCGAGGACGTCACCGGCTCGTGGTCATGA
- a CDS encoding endonuclease III domain-containing protein: protein MSDRADDAEAADDPVPDEDPEPAENISGGDSGGGEATAFEPGDAETRAEAVVDSLGDIYWQKAYGGRDGFECLVRTVLSQNTSDVASQPAHDALMDRYEEPDGDLAESLAAADQQALAETISSAGLYNQKSERLVALAERICEAYGGAGGFDEFVKTGDPSEVRETLLDMNGVGPKTADCVLLFSGGRGGVFPVDTHVHRIARRMGLAPADADHEGVREALERAVPAEKCGFGHTAMIQFGREYCSARKPACLDDPEACPLAGLCDRVGVSPATGDVVDPAEAAGD from the coding sequence ATGAGCGACCGAGCCGACGACGCGGAGGCTGCCGACGACCCTGTGCCCGACGAGGACCCGGAGCCCGCGGAGAACATCAGCGGCGGGGACTCGGGTGGCGGCGAAGCCACGGCCTTCGAGCCCGGCGACGCCGAGACTCGCGCCGAGGCCGTCGTCGACAGTCTGGGAGACATCTACTGGCAGAAGGCCTACGGCGGCCGCGACGGCTTCGAGTGTCTCGTCCGCACGGTCCTCAGCCAGAACACCTCCGACGTGGCGAGTCAGCCGGCCCACGACGCCCTGATGGATCGGTACGAGGAACCCGACGGTGACCTCGCCGAATCGCTCGCGGCCGCCGACCAACAGGCGCTCGCCGAGACCATCTCCTCGGCCGGACTCTACAACCAGAAGTCGGAGCGGCTCGTCGCGCTGGCAGAGCGGATCTGCGAGGCGTACGGCGGCGCCGGCGGCTTCGACGAGTTCGTCAAGACGGGCGATCCGAGCGAGGTCCGCGAGACCCTGCTCGACATGAACGGCGTCGGGCCGAAGACCGCCGATTGTGTCCTCCTCTTCTCCGGCGGTCGCGGCGGCGTCTTCCCCGTCGACACGCACGTCCACCGGATCGCCCGGCGGATGGGGCTGGCGCCCGCGGACGCCGACCACGAGGGGGTCCGCGAGGCGCTCGAGCGAGCGGTTCCCGCGGAGAAGTGCGGCTTCGGTCACACTGCCATGATCCAGTTCGGCCGCGAGTACTGCTCGGCACGGAAACCAGCGTGTCTCGACGACCCCGAGGCCTGCCCGCTGGCGGGCCTCTGCGACCGGGTGGGCGTCTCTCCGGCGACGGGCGACGTCGTCGATCCGGCCGAAGCCGCCGGGGACTGA